In Halosimplex halophilum, the genomic stretch GTTCGACGGCATCGACACGGAGTTCACCGTCTTCACGACCCACTCCGACAGCGTGGTCGAACTGCCGCCCGGCGCCGAGCGGCTGGCCGCCAACGACTACGGCGTCCACGGCTTCCGCAAGGGCCCGGTGTTCGGCGTCCAGTTCCACCCCGAGTACGACATGGACGCCGCCGCCGAGGTGACGAAGGGCAAGGACGGGCAGCTCCCCGAGTCGCGCATCCAGTCGGTGCTCGACGGGATCACCCCCGAGAACTACGACGCCGCCTGCGAGGCCAAGCAGGTCTTCGACAACTTCCTCGCGTTCGTCGCCGAGCACGACGCGGGCGGCGCAACCGGGGCGGCGGCCGACGACACCGTCGCCGCCGACGACTGACCCGTTCGCGGGCGGGAGTCCCCGCCGCGGAGGACCGTTTTCCTCACGCCGACACCGCACCCACCGGAGTCGACGGCAGGTTCAACCGGTTCGCGGCCCAACCGGTGACCCCATGCAAGTGTACTGCACCGACGGGACCGTCGTCGACTGCGCCAGGTACGAGGTCAACGAATACGGGCTCGTCCTCTACGGGACCGAGGACCAGCAGGACCGCGAACGCTACGACACGAGCGACCCACAGCAGGTGGGGTTCGTGCCCCACGAACGGCTGTGGTACGTCCTCCCGGAGGGCGTGACGCCCCAGGCGGGACTGTCCGCGCCGGGACAGGGCCAGCCCGGGGCGGGGACGCGACCCCAGCCCCAGCCGCGGCAGTGACAGCGGCGGCACCGGCCGGCGACCGGTCGCTCCGCCGGGGCGACAGAACCGTCGTCGCGCCGCGGGGGCCTACGGCTGGAAGCCCTGGCGTTCGATCTCGGCGGCGAGCGGGACGGGGAGGTACTCGTCCTCGCCGGGGGTGATCTGCGGGGTCAGCCAGCCGCCCTCGCAGTAGTGGTGGGGGTCGCGGTCGCAGGCGCCCGGCGCCTCGATGCGGCCGACGACGTTGTGGAGCAGTTCGTGGACGACGACGTGGCGCTGGGTCCGGTCGGCCGCGCCGGCGTCGACGAGCGCGAACTGGCCGCCGACCGAGCCGTAGCCGACCTCGTCGGAGACGAAGCGGGTCACGACGACGTGGTGGTAGACGCCGGCCCGCGGGCCGAGCCGGTCGCGGTAGAGATCGTTGCGGAGCGCGTCGAAGTTCCCGCCGGTGAAGACGGCGGTCTCGTTGACGTATCCGCCCCTGCGGACGTGGACGTCGATGCCCGACCCGTTGGCCCGACGGACGGGCATCTCCGCGAACTCGGCCTCGACGCGGTCGTAGAAGGCGGCCGAGTCGGGCTCGACGCCGCGGGCGTAGTCGACCTGGACGTACAGGTCCATCGCCAGCGGGTCGCTGCCGGGGAGCCGGGCGCCCGTCGGCGTCTCGCCGCGGACCTCCCACCCGTCGAGCAGTCTGTCGCCGTCGGTGTCGGGGTCGGTCGGGTCGGTGCCCACTTCGACCTCGCGCCAGTCGCTCAGCCCGTCGTCGTCGGTGTCCGGGTCGAAGGGATCGGTGCCGAGTTCGAGTTCGCGCTGGTCGGTGAGGCCGTCCGCGTCGGCGTCGACCGAGCGCGGGCTGGTCCCCCGCTCGACCTCCCGTCCGTCCGAGACGCCGTCGCCGTCCGTGTCGGGGTTCAGCGGGTCCGTGTTGAGTTCGATCTCCCGCCCGTCGGAGAGGCCGTCGCCGTCCGTGTCCGGGTCGAACACCTCGGTCCCGAGCTCCCGTTCGCGCGCGTCCGAGAGGCCGTCGCCGTCCGAATCCAGCGCGTTCCCGGTGTCGTTGCCCCTGGCGAACGGGGCGGTCGCGGGGTCGGTGTCGCCGCTGTCCGTCGACGACCCGTTCGCGGTCGCGGTTCCGTTCGCGGCGTCGGCGGCCGACCGGTGACCGGCCAGCAGCTGGTCGAGCTTTTCGAGAA encodes the following:
- a CDS encoding type 1 glutamine amidotransferase, whose protein sequence is MTRPRIALLNAAHEAEGNRRNFRRELDADLTEFHLPSGQFPETFEFDGCVVTGSRASVYWDEEWIPPAKEWVGEAIDRGLPLLGVCYGHQLLADVLGGTVEDMGEYEIGYRTVEHSGDSVLFDGIDTEFTVFTTHSDSVVELPPGAERLAANDYGVHGFRKGPVFGVQFHPEYDMDAAAEVTKGKDGQLPESRIQSVLDGITPENYDAACEAKQVFDNFLAFVAEHDAGGATGAAADDTVAADD